From the genome of Streptomyces sp. NBC_01116, one region includes:
- a CDS encoding DNA polymerase III subunit delta' yields the protein MTVWDDLVGQTRVREQLAAAAKDADALVTAVSDGKPLDQGSKMTHAWLFTGPPGSGRSTAARAFAAALQCTSPDRALGGAPGCGFCDGCHTSLIGTHADVQIIRTDLLSIGVKETRDLVRRAQLSPAVGRWQVIVMEDADRLTEGAGNVLLKAVEEPAPRTVWMLCAPSLEDVLPTIRSRCRHLTLSTPPVEAVADVLIRRDGVDPERAHSAARATQGHIGRARRLATDERARARRAAVLKVPLRVADVGGCLKAAQELIDTATDDAKQLAEEVDVKETEDLKAALGGVAGGRMPRGTAGAMKELEDKQKRRKTRTQRDSLDLALTELTGFYRDVLALQLGSKLAIANVDVQDSLDRIAESSTPAQTLRRIESVIACRDAMDRNVAPLLAVEAMTMALRAG from the coding sequence ATGACCGTATGGGACGACCTGGTCGGACAGACCCGCGTGCGGGAACAGCTCGCCGCCGCCGCCAAGGACGCCGACGCCCTGGTCACCGCGGTGTCCGACGGCAAGCCGCTGGACCAGGGCTCGAAGATGACGCACGCCTGGCTGTTCACCGGACCGCCCGGCTCCGGCCGGTCCACGGCGGCACGGGCCTTCGCCGCCGCGCTCCAGTGCACGAGCCCGGACCGGGCGCTGGGCGGCGCGCCCGGCTGCGGTTTCTGCGACGGCTGCCACACCAGCCTGATCGGCACGCACGCCGACGTCCAGATCATCCGTACGGACCTCCTCTCCATCGGCGTGAAGGAGACCCGCGACCTGGTCCGGCGCGCCCAGCTCTCGCCGGCGGTCGGCCGCTGGCAGGTCATCGTGATGGAGGACGCCGACCGTCTCACCGAGGGCGCCGGCAACGTCCTGCTGAAGGCCGTCGAGGAGCCCGCGCCACGCACCGTCTGGATGCTGTGCGCCCCCTCGCTCGAAGACGTCCTGCCCACGATCCGTTCCCGCTGCCGCCACCTCACCCTGAGCACCCCGCCGGTGGAGGCGGTGGCCGACGTCCTGATCCGCCGCGACGGCGTCGACCCCGAGCGGGCGCACTCCGCGGCGCGCGCCACCCAGGGGCACATCGGCCGGGCGCGCCGTCTCGCGACGGACGAGCGGGCGCGGGCGCGGCGGGCGGCGGTGCTGAAGGTTCCGCTCCGGGTCGCCGACGTCGGCGGCTGCCTCAAGGCGGCGCAGGAGCTGATCGACACGGCCACCGACGACGCCAAGCAGCTGGCGGAGGAGGTCGACGTCAAGGAGACCGAGGACCTCAAGGCGGCGCTCGGCGGAGTGGCCGGGGGCCGGATGCCGCGCGGCACGGCGGGGGCGATGAAGGAGCTGGAGGACAAGCAGAAGCGCCGCAAGACGCGTACGCAGCGGGACAGCCTCGATCTGGCGCTGACCGAGCTGACCGGGTTCTACCGCGATGTGCTGGCGCTCCAGCTCGGTTCGAAGCTGGCGATCGCCAACGTCGACGTGCAGGACTCCCTTGACCGGATCGCGGAGTCCTCGACGCCCGCGCAGACCCTGCGCAGGATCGAGTCCGTGATCGCCTGCCGGGACGCGATGGACCGCAACGTGGCGCCGCTGCTCGCGGTGGAGGCGATGACGATGGCGCTGCGGGCCGGCTGA
- a CDS encoding methyltransferase, with the protein MSKSSLPAPDHAAALREALLAADFTADGLLDRLGAPAYAALARSETVPALRATRGDTPLDTLVRLFLLQRPVAEERARAALPLAECVADGWVSHADGTVRAGVDVRPYGGPDGEDWFIVSDLGCAVGGAGGIGSRDEGVVLGVGGASTTLAGITVRAPVASALDLGTGSGIQALHAAQHATRVTATDLNPRALEFTRLTLALSGAAPADLREGSLFEPVGSDTFDLIVSNPPFVISPGARLTYRDGGMGGDDLCRALVQQSGDHLNEGGYAQLLANWQHVEGEEWQDRLRSWVPHGCDAWIVQREVQDVTQYAELWLRDSGDHRSDPAEYTERYEAWLDEFEARGATAVGFGWITLRKSAAAAAGNPSIVVEEWPHAVQQPLGQAVQEHFARQDYLRDQDDAALLAGHFVLATEVVQEQVGLPGAEDPEHVVLRQHRGMMRATKVDAVAAGFAGVCDGSLPAGRILDAIAQLMAEDPVLLRDRTPQAIRLLVEEGFLEPATGVVPRGQ; encoded by the coding sequence GTGAGTAAGAGCAGCCTTCCCGCACCCGACCACGCCGCCGCCCTCCGTGAGGCCCTGCTCGCCGCGGACTTCACCGCGGACGGGCTCCTCGACCGCCTCGGCGCACCCGCCTATGCCGCCCTCGCCCGCAGCGAGACGGTCCCCGCCCTGCGGGCGACCCGGGGCGACACCCCGCTCGACACGCTGGTGCGGCTGTTCCTGTTGCAGCGTCCCGTCGCCGAGGAGCGGGCACGTGCCGCCCTGCCGCTCGCCGAGTGCGTCGCGGACGGCTGGGTGAGCCACGCGGACGGGACGGTCCGTGCGGGCGTCGACGTACGGCCGTACGGGGGGCCGGACGGCGAGGACTGGTTCATCGTGTCCGACCTCGGGTGCGCGGTCGGCGGTGCGGGCGGTATCGGCTCGCGCGATGAGGGCGTCGTCCTCGGGGTCGGCGGGGCCTCCACCACCCTCGCCGGGATCACCGTCCGGGCACCGGTCGCCTCGGCCCTCGACCTCGGTACGGGCTCCGGCATCCAGGCGCTGCACGCCGCCCAGCACGCGACCCGGGTCACCGCCACCGACCTCAACCCCCGTGCCCTGGAGTTCACCCGGCTCACCCTCGCCCTGTCCGGCGCCGCCCCCGCCGACCTGCGCGAGGGCTCCCTCTTCGAGCCGGTGGGCTCCGACACGTTCGACCTGATCGTCTCCAACCCGCCCTTCGTCATCTCGCCCGGCGCCCGCCTCACCTACCGGGACGGCGGCATGGGCGGCGACGACCTGTGCCGGGCGCTGGTGCAGCAGTCCGGCGACCATCTGAACGAGGGGGGCTACGCCCAGCTCCTCGCCAACTGGCAGCACGTGGAGGGCGAGGAGTGGCAGGACCGGCTGCGCTCCTGGGTGCCGCACGGCTGCGACGCCTGGATCGTCCAGCGCGAGGTCCAGGACGTCACGCAGTACGCCGAGCTGTGGCTGCGGGACAGCGGCGACCACCGCAGCGACCCCGCCGAGTACACCGAGCGGTACGAGGCGTGGCTCGACGAGTTCGAGGCGCGGGGCGCCACGGCCGTGGGATTCGGCTGGATCACCCTGCGCAAATCCGCCGCGGCGGCGGCCGGGAATCCCTCGATCGTCGTCGAGGAGTGGCCGCACGCCGTGCAGCAGCCGCTCGGACAGGCCGTCCAGGAGCACTTCGCCCGCCAGGACTACCTCCGCGACCAGGACGACGCGGCGCTCCTCGCCGGGCACTTCGTCCTCGCCACCGAGGTCGTGCAGGAGCAGGTCGGCCTGCCGGGCGCGGAGGACCCCGAACATGTGGTGCTGCGTCAGCACCGCGGCATGATGCGGGCGACCAAGGTCGACGCCGTGGCCGCCGGATTCGCGGGTGTGTGCGACGGCTCGCTGCCCGCCGGGCGGATTCTGGACGCCATCGCGCAGTTGATGGCGGAAGACCCGGTGCTCCTGCGCGACCGCACGCCGCAGGCGATCCGGCTGCTGGTCGAGGAGGGCTTCCTGGAGCCGGCGACCGGCGTCGTACCGCGGGGCCAGTAG
- the tmk gene encoding dTMP kinase — protein sequence MTRAEQPTVVSPTSDTLAADSRERAVRALLRIPPLKRLWSAQLVGGIGDALALLVLVLLSLQAAVLEGSFGTGYRGAAFAVAAVFGARILSTLFFGAVLLGPLTSLTGPGGKLDRRWLMIGVDGLRLALLVVAPLWIDWTPDKALMMILITVFVTGAGERLWAVAKDSAAPALLPAPPLEGAAVRPLPDHLDALRRLSLRTNFLAVPAAALVLLAATLVGNLLGSGLEWFSFHQAALGSYVAAGLFSASISILYFIQFPATQTPRPRSPLEGLRRPATGNGPDKGRTGAVPLLVAVCAALAGAVAAAAAVSVLHAYDLGGGPATFALLVLGLTGGTALGIRTARQVLPTLSRRRLLALAVMVTGLALLALGLVPDTATGIAIALVAGYAAGVAANTGHTLIDQETEAFRQARTTEHLQAVARVLVALGAVAGPLLAAAIGRHRLVAGDFVFAHGGAAFTLMLLGALLLPVAALVLARTDDRAGVPLRRDLREALRGGDPAVAPAATGFFLALEGGDGAGKSTQVEALADWIRSKGHEVVVTREPGATPVGKRLRSILLDVSSAGLSNRAEALLYAADRAEHVDSVVRPALERGAIVISDRYIDSSVAYQGAGRDLAPTEIARISRWATSGLVPHLTVLLDVDPATARERFTEAPDRLESEPVEFHERVRSGFLTLAAADPTRYLVVDAGQEPESITTVVRHRLDQLLPLSEAEIEAIEEARRQAIEEARRKAEEEAARKAEEERLEKERQEQLARLRAEEEERKQRELEEARRREAERQAEEARQRAEEARRRAEEDRLRLEAEERVREAEQERLRKQAEEEARLRKEAEAQRLEKQRRAEEALMRAEEARRRAEAEAAARTEAARAEADRAEAQRAEADRAEEARASRTSGDSRTETSSRSSASSSSRSSESEGPSVPENELTVPTPIVNPNEITQPVPAVRPEDDRPSGSGTGTDTNTGRGARSGSALGDDETAMLPRFSDQGRADQRPTDRRPARDADETAVLPPVSADQPSDRVPQGFFRDESPAPSPAESENERTRELPQVEDPNAGATSDRQRGRRKRPRSDWAEETPLDDLPTLADELLGGQEDDGPAGRGRRPRG from the coding sequence ATGACGCGAGCCGAGCAGCCAACGGTCGTGAGCCCCACCTCCGACACACTTGCCGCAGACTCACGCGAGCGCGCCGTACGGGCACTGTTGCGTATTCCCCCGCTGAAGCGGTTGTGGAGCGCCCAGCTCGTCGGCGGTATCGGCGATGCACTCGCCCTTCTCGTGCTGGTGCTGCTGTCGCTGCAAGCGGCGGTCCTTGAGGGCTCATTCGGCACCGGATACCGCGGGGCGGCCTTCGCCGTCGCCGCCGTCTTCGGTGCCCGGATCCTTTCCACCCTGTTCTTCGGAGCCGTACTCCTGGGGCCCTTGACGTCCCTCACGGGGCCCGGCGGAAAGCTGGACCGACGATGGCTGATGATCGGGGTCGACGGGCTGCGCCTGGCGCTCCTGGTCGTCGCCCCGCTGTGGATCGACTGGACGCCCGACAAGGCGCTCATGATGATCCTCATCACCGTCTTCGTGACCGGCGCCGGTGAGCGCCTGTGGGCCGTGGCCAAGGACAGCGCCGCACCGGCGCTGCTGCCGGCCCCGCCCCTCGAAGGCGCTGCCGTACGCCCCCTGCCCGACCACCTCGACGCCCTGCGCCGCCTCTCGCTGCGTACGAACTTCCTCGCCGTGCCCGCCGCCGCGCTGGTCCTGCTGGCCGCCACGCTGGTCGGCAACCTCCTCGGCTCGGGCCTGGAGTGGTTCTCCTTCCACCAGGCGGCCCTGGGGTCCTACGTCGCGGCCGGGCTCTTCTCGGCCTCCATCTCCATCCTGTACTTCATCCAGTTCCCGGCCACGCAGACGCCCCGGCCGCGCTCCCCGCTGGAGGGGCTGCGCCGCCCCGCCACCGGCAACGGCCCGGACAAGGGCCGTACCGGCGCCGTCCCCCTGCTGGTCGCGGTCTGCGCGGCTCTCGCCGGAGCCGTAGCGGCGGCCGCGGCCGTCTCCGTCCTGCACGCGTACGACCTCGGCGGCGGGCCCGCGACCTTCGCGCTGCTGGTCCTCGGACTGACCGGTGGCACCGCCCTCGGCATCCGTACCGCGCGCCAGGTGCTGCCCACCCTGTCGCGCCGCCGTCTGCTGGCGCTGGCCGTCATGGTCACCGGCCTCGCGCTCCTCGCGCTCGGCCTGGTGCCGGACACCGCGACGGGAATCGCCATCGCCCTGGTCGCCGGCTACGCCGCCGGGGTCGCCGCGAACACCGGACACACCCTGATCGACCAGGAGACCGAGGCGTTCCGGCAGGCCCGGACCACCGAGCACCTCCAGGCCGTCGCCCGGGTGCTCGTCGCGCTCGGCGCGGTCGCGGGCCCCCTGCTGGCCGCCGCGATCGGGCGGCACCGCCTGGTCGCCGGCGACTTCGTCTTCGCCCACGGCGGGGCCGCGTTCACCCTGATGCTCCTCGGCGCGCTGCTGCTGCCCGTCGCCGCGCTCGTCCTCGCCAGGACGGACGACCGGGCGGGCGTGCCGCTCCGCCGGGACCTGCGCGAGGCGCTGCGCGGCGGCGACCCGGCGGTCGCGCCCGCGGCCACCGGCTTCTTCCTCGCCCTGGAGGGCGGCGACGGAGCGGGCAAGTCCACTCAGGTCGAGGCGCTCGCCGACTGGATCCGGTCCAAGGGCCACGAGGTCGTCGTGACCCGTGAGCCCGGGGCCACGCCCGTCGGCAAGCGGCTGCGGTCGATCCTGCTCGACGTGTCCTCCGCCGGCCTGTCCAACCGGGCCGAGGCCCTGCTGTACGCCGCCGACCGCGCCGAGCACGTCGACTCCGTGGTCCGCCCGGCGCTGGAGCGCGGCGCGATCGTCATCTCCGACCGCTACATCGACTCGTCCGTCGCCTACCAGGGCGCGGGCCGGGACCTGGCCCCGACCGAGATCGCCCGGATCTCGCGGTGGGCGACGAGTGGCCTCGTACCGCATCTGACGGTGCTCCTGGACGTCGATCCGGCGACCGCGCGGGAGCGGTTCACCGAGGCGCCGGACCGGCTGGAGTCGGAGCCCGTCGAATTCCACGAGCGGGTGCGGTCCGGGTTCCTGACCCTCGCCGCCGCCGACCCGACGCGCTATCTGGTGGTGGACGCCGGCCAGGAGCCGGAGTCGATCACCACCGTCGTACGTCACCGGCTCGACCAGCTCCTGCCGCTCTCCGAGGCCGAGATCGAGGCCATCGAGGAGGCCCGCCGCCAGGCCATCGAGGAGGCCCGGCGCAAGGCCGAGGAGGAGGCCGCGCGCAAGGCCGAGGAGGAGCGCCTGGAGAAGGAGCGCCAGGAGCAGCTCGCCCGGCTGCGCGCCGAGGAGGAGGAGCGCAAGCAGCGCGAGCTGGAGGAGGCCCGCCGCCGCGAGGCCGAGCGCCAGGCCGAGGAGGCCCGGCAGCGCGCCGAGGAGGCCCGCCGCCGCGCCGAGGAGGACCGGCTGCGGCTGGAGGCCGAGGAGCGGGTCCGCGAGGCCGAGCAGGAACGCCTGCGCAAGCAGGCCGAGGAGGAGGCCCGGCTCCGCAAGGAGGCCGAGGCGCAGCGGCTGGAGAAGCAGCGCAGGGCCGAAGAGGCCCTGATGCGCGCCGAGGAGGCCCGCCGCCGGGCCGAGGCCGAGGCCGCCGCCCGTACGGAGGCGGCGCGGGCCGAGGCCGATCGTGCGGAGGCCCAGCGTGCGGAGGCCGATCGTGCCGAGGAGGCGCGGGCGTCGCGTACCTCCGGCGACTCCCGTACGGAGACGTCGTCGCGGTCGTCCGCGTCGTCGTCCTCACGGTCCTCGGAGTCGGAGGGCCCGTCCGTTCCGGAGAACGAGCTCACGGTGCCCACACCGATCGTGAACCCGAACGAGATCACGCAGCCGGTCCCGGCGGTCCGGCCGGAGGACGACCGTCCTTCCGGATCCGGTACGGGTACGGATACGAATACGGGCAGGGGCGCACGTTCGGGGTCCGCTCTCGGGGACGACGAGACGGCGATGCTGCCGCGCTTCTCGGACCAGGGGCGGGCGGACCAGCGGCCGACGGACCGCCGGCCGGCCCGGGACGCGGACGAGACGGCCGTGCTGCCGCCGGTCTCCGCCGATCAGCCCTCCGACCGGGTGCCCCAGGGCTTCTTCCGGGACGAGAGCCCGGCGCCCTCGCCCGCGGAGAGCGAGAACGAGCGCACCCGGGAACTGCCGCAGGTCGAGGACCCGAACGCCGGGGCGACCTCCGACCGGCAGCGGGGCCGCCGCAAGCGCCCCCGCTCGGACTGGGCGGAGGAGACCCCGCTGGACGATCTGCCGACCCTGGCGGACGAGCTGCTCGGTGGCCAGGAGGACGACGGCCCCGCCGGCCGGGGGCGTCGCCCGCGCGGCTGA
- a CDS encoding small secreted protein: protein MNKKLAAALSGGAVLVLTLSGCSDDSDNKVNDWAKKVCDQVQPQLQKIANANASIQQQTADNSKPADVQKTDSAAFQQISQAYKSLGAAVDSAGPPPVDDGETTQKEAVKELNASSKAYADLKTDVDALDTKDQAKFADGLKGIADELNKISTSGDQALKKLQSGEVGVAMSKQKGCQKPTASTGPSGSGAAGSDASTEGTAPDKKDSTEKESGDKESGDKDSSEKQG from the coding sequence GTGAACAAGAAGCTTGCAGCCGCACTGTCCGGCGGTGCGGTACTCGTACTGACGCTGTCGGGCTGCAGCGACGACAGCGACAACAAGGTCAACGACTGGGCCAAGAAGGTCTGCGACCAGGTTCAGCCGCAACTGCAGAAGATCGCCAACGCCAACGCCTCCATCCAGCAGCAGACCGCGGACAACAGCAAGCCCGCCGATGTCCAGAAGACCGACTCGGCCGCCTTCCAGCAGATCTCCCAGGCGTACAAGTCGCTGGGCGCAGCCGTGGACTCGGCCGGCCCGCCGCCGGTCGACGACGGCGAGACCACGCAGAAGGAAGCGGTGAAGGAGCTCAACGCCTCCTCCAAGGCGTACGCCGACCTCAAGACCGACGTCGACGCGCTCGACACCAAGGACCAGGCGAAGTTCGCCGACGGGCTGAAGGGCATCGCCGACGAGCTGAACAAGATCAGCACCAGCGGTGACCAGGCTCTGAAGAAGCTCCAGTCCGGCGAGGTCGGCGTCGCGATGTCGAAGCAGAAGGGCTGCCAGAAGCCGACTGCCTCGACCGGCCCCTCCGGCTCCGGGGCGGCCGGCTCCGACGCGTCCACGGAGGGCACGGCCCCCGACAAGAAGGACTCGACGGAGAAGGAGTCCGGGGACAAGGAGTCCGGGGACAAGGACTCCTCGGAGAAGCAGGGCTGA
- the topA gene encoding type I DNA topoisomerase, producing the protein MSPTSETAQGGRRLVIVESPAKAKTIKGYLGPGYVVEASVGHIRDLPNGAAEVPDEYTGEVRRLGVDVEHDFQPIYVVNADKKAQVRKLKQLLAESDELFLATDEDREGEAIAWHLQEVLKPKVPVHRMVFHEITKDAIRAAVANPRELNQRMVDAQETRRILDRLYGYEVSPVLWKKVMPKLSAGRVQSVATRLVVERERERIAFRSAEYWDLTGKFATGRAGDASDPSTLTARLSAVDGRRIAQGRDFGPDGQLKAGSAQTLHLDETNARALAAALADSSFAVRSVESKPYRRSPYAPFRTTTLQQEASRKLGFGAKATMQVAQKLYENGFITYMRTDSTTLSDTAVSAARAQVTQLYGANYLPEKPRTYAGKVKNAQEAHEAIRPSGDRFRTPAETGLTGDQFRLYELIWKRTVASQMKDATGNSVTVKIGGRASDGRDAEFSASGKTITFHGFMKAYVEGADDPNAELDDRERRLPQVAEGDALSADEVTVDGHATKPPARYTEASLVKELEEREIGRPSTYASIIGTILDRGYVFKKGTALVPSFLSFAVVNLLEKHFGRLVDYDFTARMEDDLDRISRGEAQSVPWLKRFYFGAQPGEDTAGAGSASDAGNGDGDHLGGLKALVTDLGAIDAREISSFPVGNDIKLRVGRYGPYIERGEKDAEGHQRADVPEDLAPDELTVELAEELLAKPSGDFELGADPVSGNQIIAKDGRYGPYVTEVLPEGTPKTGKNAVKPRTASLFKSMSLDTVTLADALKLMSLPRVVGEDAEGVEITAQNGRYGPYLKKGTDSRSLTSEDQLFDITLEEALAIYAQPKQRGRAAAKPPLKELGTDPVSGAPVVVKDGRFGAYVTDGETNATLRTDDSVEDITPERGYELLAEKRAKGPAKKKTAKKAPAKKATVKKTAAKKTTATKTTAAKKTAAKKTTTAKKAATATTAAKTAAKKATATAGKTASASSSAAAPSDD; encoded by the coding sequence TTGTCCCCGACCAGCGAGACCGCACAGGGCGGCCGCCGACTCGTCATCGTCGAGTCGCCTGCCAAGGCGAAGACGATCAAGGGCTATCTCGGCCCCGGATACGTCGTCGAGGCGAGCGTCGGGCACATCCGCGACCTCCCGAACGGCGCGGCCGAGGTCCCGGACGAGTACACCGGCGAGGTACGCCGCCTCGGGGTGGACGTCGAACACGACTTCCAGCCCATCTATGTCGTCAACGCCGACAAGAAGGCCCAGGTCAGGAAGCTCAAGCAGCTGCTGGCCGAGTCCGACGAACTCTTCCTCGCCACCGATGAGGACCGCGAGGGCGAAGCCATCGCGTGGCACCTCCAGGAAGTGCTCAAGCCCAAGGTCCCGGTCCACCGGATGGTCTTCCACGAGATCACCAAGGACGCGATCCGGGCCGCCGTCGCCAACCCGCGCGAGCTCAACCAGCGCATGGTCGACGCCCAGGAGACCCGCCGCATCCTCGACCGCCTCTACGGCTACGAGGTCTCGCCGGTCCTGTGGAAGAAGGTCATGCCGAAGCTCTCGGCGGGCCGCGTCCAGTCCGTCGCCACCCGGCTCGTCGTCGAGCGGGAGCGCGAGCGCATCGCCTTCCGCTCCGCCGAGTACTGGGACCTGACCGGAAAGTTCGCCACCGGCCGCGCCGGTGACGCCTCCGACCCCTCGACCCTCACCGCCCGCCTCAGCGCGGTCGACGGCCGTCGGATCGCCCAGGGCCGCGACTTCGGCCCCGACGGGCAGCTGAAGGCCGGCTCCGCCCAGACCCTGCACCTGGACGAGACGAACGCCCGCGCCCTGGCCGCCGCGCTCGCCGACTCCTCCTTCGCGGTCCGGTCCGTCGAGTCGAAGCCGTACCGCCGCTCCCCGTACGCCCCCTTCCGGACCACGACCCTCCAGCAGGAGGCGAGCCGCAAGCTGGGCTTCGGGGCGAAGGCGACCATGCAGGTGGCGCAGAAGCTGTACGAGAACGGCTTCATCACCTATATGCGTACGGACTCCACGACCCTCTCGGACACCGCGGTCTCCGCGGCCCGGGCCCAGGTCACGCAGTTGTACGGGGCGAACTACCTCCCCGAGAAGCCGCGTACGTACGCGGGGAAGGTCAAGAACGCGCAGGAGGCGCACGAGGCGATCCGCCCCTCCGGCGACCGCTTCCGCACCCCTGCCGAGACCGGCCTCACCGGCGACCAGTTCCGGCTCTACGAGCTGATCTGGAAGCGGACCGTCGCCTCCCAGATGAAGGACGCGACCGGCAACTCCGTCACCGTCAAGATCGGCGGCCGGGCGAGCGACGGCCGGGACGCCGAGTTCTCCGCGTCCGGTAAGACGATCACCTTCCACGGCTTCATGAAGGCGTACGTCGAGGGCGCGGACGACCCGAACGCCGAGCTGGACGACCGCGAGCGCCGGCTGCCGCAGGTGGCCGAGGGCGACGCGCTGTCCGCCGACGAGGTCACGGTCGACGGGCACGCCACCAAGCCCCCGGCCCGCTACACCGAGGCCTCGCTGGTCAAGGAGCTGGAAGAGCGCGAGATCGGCCGCCCGTCGACGTACGCCTCGATCATCGGGACCATCCTCGACCGCGGCTACGTCTTCAAGAAGGGCACGGCCCTCGTCCCGTCCTTCCTGTCCTTCGCCGTGGTCAACCTGCTGGAGAAGCACTTCGGCCGGCTCGTCGACTACGACTTCACCGCCCGCATGGAGGACGACCTCGACCGCATCTCGCGGGGCGAGGCCCAGTCCGTGCCGTGGCTCAAGCGCTTCTACTTCGGCGCCCAGCCCGGTGAGGACACCGCCGGAGCCGGATCGGCCTCCGACGCGGGCAACGGCGACGGCGACCACCTCGGCGGCCTGAAGGCACTGGTCACCGACCTCGGCGCGATCGACGCCCGGGAGATCTCCTCCTTCCCCGTCGGCAACGACATCAAGCTCCGTGTCGGCCGCTACGGCCCGTACATCGAGCGGGGCGAGAAGGACGCCGAGGGTCACCAGCGTGCCGACGTCCCCGAGGACCTGGCCCCCGACGAGCTGACCGTGGAGCTCGCGGAGGAGCTGCTGGCGAAGCCCAGCGGCGACTTCGAGCTGGGTGCCGACCCCGTCAGCGGGAACCAGATCATCGCCAAGGACGGCCGCTACGGCCCGTACGTCACCGAGGTGCTGCCCGAGGGGACGCCGAAGACCGGCAAGAACGCGGTGAAGCCGCGGACCGCCTCCCTCTTCAAGTCCATGTCGCTGGACACGGTCACCCTCGCCGACGCCCTCAAGCTGATGTCGCTGCCGCGCGTCGTCGGCGAGGACGCCGAGGGCGTCGAGATCACCGCGCAGAACGGCCGCTACGGCCCGTATCTGAAGAAGGGCACCGACTCCCGGTCGCTGACCTCCGAGGACCAGCTCTTCGACATCACCCTCGAAGAGGCCCTCGCGATCTACGCCCAGCCCAAGCAGCGCGGCCGGGCCGCGGCCAAGCCGCCGCTGAAGGAGCTGGGCACCGACCCGGTCAGCGGTGCGCCGGTCGTGGTGAAGGACGGCCGCTTCGGCGCGTACGTCACCGACGGCGAGACCAACGCGACGCTGCGGACCGACGACAGCGTCGAGGACATCACGCCGGAGCGCGGCTACGAGCTGCTCGCCGAGAAGCGCGCCAAGGGGCCCGCGAAGAAGAAGACGGCCAAAAAGGCCCCGGCGAAGAAGGCGACGGTCAAGAAGACGGCCGCGAAGAAGACGACGGCCACCAAGACCACGGCCGCCAAGAAGACCGCGGCGAAGAAGACGACGACGGCGAAGAAGGCGGCGACCGCCACGACGGCCGCCAAGACGGCTGCCAAGAAGGCGACGGCGACAGCGGGGAAGACCGCTTCCGCCTCGTCCTCCGCCGCCGCCCCGTCGGACGACTGA